Below is a genomic region from Candidatus Binatia bacterium.
GATCATGTGAAGCTCATCGAGGCGGCCATCGCCGACGTGCTCGGCGTGGCCTTGCAGGTACGGCTTCGGGTGGACGGCAACGCCGCGCGCGCCAAGGGATCGACGGCAACGGACGACGCCGACGCACTCTTCGATTATGCAAATGAAAGAATTCAGTAGATGAATCAGGCGCACTTACTGGCCCAGATGAAGAAGATGCAGGCCGAGATGACCAAGGCTCAGGAGGAACTCGCGAACACGGTCGTGACCGGCAGCGCCGCGGGCGGCGCCGTGACCGTCGAGGCGACGTGCGATCAGCACATCAAGAGCGTGCGTATCGGCAAGGACGCCGTGGATCCCGAGGATCTGGAGACGCTGGAAGATCTCGTGACGGTCGCGGTCAACGACGCATTGAACAAGGCGAGCGAGAC
It encodes:
- a CDS encoding YbaB/EbfC family nucleoid-associated protein, translating into MNQAHLLAQMKKMQAEMTKAQEELANTVVTGSAAGGAVTVEATCDQHIKSVRIGKDAVDPEDLETLEDLVTVAVNDALNKASETAQKRMSSVTGGMRIPGLM